The following proteins are encoded in a genomic region of Sphingopyxis sp. YF1:
- a CDS encoding NADP-dependent oxidoreductase produces MPTSRQWLLNGHPRGRGIEDGDFRLVETEIVAPGDGELLLRTLYLGFDPAQKGWMENIADYVAPMAIGDVMRGSAISEVVESEHPGFAAGDLVMGSTGWTEWHVSNGEGLVKIDTQLPPTAMLSVLGTTGVTAYCGLFKVGRPVAGDTVLVSGAAGATGSVVGQLARIAGCRAVGIAGGEDKCRWLVEEAGYDAAIDYKAGEVRRQIREHCPGGVNVVFDNVGGAILNDMLGEIATGARVAVCGGISRYEMGTLPAGPQNYFNLIFRRGSMAGFIVLDWASEFPEIRKRLEGFVLDGRLTYREDVQHGFENAPDTLKRLFSGQNRGKQLLKL; encoded by the coding sequence ATGCCGACATCGCGCCAATGGCTGCTGAACGGACATCCGCGCGGGCGCGGGATCGAGGACGGTGACTTCCGGCTCGTCGAGACCGAAATCGTCGCGCCGGGCGATGGCGAGTTACTGCTTCGGACGCTCTATCTCGGCTTCGATCCGGCGCAGAAGGGCTGGATGGAGAATATCGCCGACTATGTCGCGCCGATGGCGATCGGCGACGTGATGCGCGGCAGCGCGATCAGCGAAGTCGTCGAGAGCGAGCACCCGGGCTTTGCCGCCGGTGACCTCGTCATGGGATCGACCGGCTGGACCGAATGGCATGTGTCGAACGGCGAGGGGCTGGTGAAGATCGACACGCAATTGCCGCCGACTGCGATGCTGTCGGTGCTGGGAACCACGGGCGTCACCGCTTATTGCGGCCTGTTCAAGGTCGGGCGACCGGTCGCGGGTGATACGGTGCTCGTGTCGGGGGCGGCGGGGGCGACGGGATCGGTCGTCGGACAGCTTGCCAGGATTGCCGGATGCAGGGCGGTCGGGATCGCCGGGGGCGAGGACAAGTGCCGCTGGCTCGTCGAGGAGGCGGGTTACGACGCCGCGATCGACTACAAGGCGGGCGAGGTGCGGCGGCAGATCCGCGAACATTGCCCCGGCGGCGTCAATGTCGTCTTCGATAATGTCGGCGGCGCGATCCTCAACGACATGCTCGGCGAGATCGCGACCGGCGCGCGCGTCGCGGTGTGCGGCGGGATCAGCCGCTACGAGATGGGGACGCTGCCCGCCGGACCGCAGAATTATTTCAACCTGATCTTCCGCCGCGGCTCGATGGCGGGCTTCATCGTGCTCGACTGGGCGAGCGAGTTTCCGGAGATCCGCAAGCGGCTCGAGGGCTTCGTTCTCGACGGGCGCCTGACCTATCGCGAGGATGTGCAGCACGGGTTCGAGAATGCGCCCGATACGCTGAAGCGCCTGTTCAGCGGGCAGAACCGCGGCAAACAACTCTTGAAGCTCTGA
- a CDS encoding SDR family oxidoreductase — protein MGRLTGKRAVIIGAASTGNMAQTTARLFAREGATVMVAGRKAEPLEALAGEIGGHAALCDITDRASVFALADAAKAKMGGVDIAMNASGWGLLKPLLDVTEEELAAIVALQFTGVHHFLQAFVGAMLANEPSGGSIIQISSATTRSPISNHAAYIGTKTGSEALIRCVANDFGAAGIRANIVSPAFTESPMTEGAFATPGLVDAFLPRYPLGRLNTAQDVANACLWLASDEAFVTGENLQPNGGLALRGNPQEGDIAAAVGAAMAKLQA, from the coding sequence ATGGGCAGGCTGACCGGCAAGCGCGCCGTCATCATCGGCGCGGCATCGACGGGAAATATGGCGCAGACGACCGCGCGCCTCTTTGCACGCGAGGGCGCGACCGTGATGGTCGCGGGGCGCAAGGCCGAACCGCTCGAAGCGCTGGCGGGAGAGATCGGTGGTCATGCCGCGCTCTGCGATATCACTGACCGGGCGTCGGTTTTTGCGCTCGCCGATGCGGCGAAGGCGAAGATGGGTGGGGTCGATATCGCGATGAACGCGAGCGGTTGGGGATTGCTCAAGCCTTTGCTCGACGTCACCGAGGAAGAACTGGCCGCAATCGTCGCGCTCCAGTTCACCGGCGTGCATCATTTCCTCCAGGCGTTCGTCGGCGCGATGCTGGCGAACGAGCCGAGCGGCGGATCGATCATCCAGATATCGTCGGCGACGACGCGCTCGCCGATCAGCAATCACGCCGCTTACATCGGAACCAAGACGGGGTCGGAGGCGCTGATCCGCTGCGTTGCCAATGATTTCGGCGCGGCAGGCATCCGTGCGAATATCGTCTCGCCGGCGTTCACCGAATCGCCGATGACCGAGGGCGCCTTCGCGACGCCGGGATTGGTCGACGCCTTCCTGCCGCGCTATCCGCTGGGTCGGCTCAACACGGCGCAGGATGTCGCGAATGCATGTTTGTGGCTTGCGAGCGACGAGGCGTTCGTGACCGGTGAGAATCTGCAGCCGAATGGCGGGCTGGCGCTGCGGGGGAATCCGCAGGAAGGTGACATTGCGGCAGCGGTGGGCGCGGCGATGGCGAAGCTGCAAGCCTGA
- a CDS encoding fatty acid--CoA ligase, with protein MKVAAFERVADVARRNAHERPDKILFHFEGRTTRNADFDANSSRAANALIAIGLEPDDRVAYLGKNSDLYFELMVAVAKAGGVMTPVNWRLAVPEIAWIIDNCGARILCVGPEFTDLVAANRHAFPGVEHVIAVEGDYRAWRDDFPATDPGIPRGESDAVIQMYTSGTTGKPKGAVLTNGSVLRSKLDRDPALQADWERWDEDDVGLVAMPCFHIGGTGYGITVMTNGATGVITREFDPGGVLDLIEAYGISKIFMVPAAMQIIVNQPRAREVDFSRLRHIAYGASPIPLDLLRQCIDIFQCGFVQMYGMTETSGTIAALPPEDHDPAGNERMRSVGKPLRGVEMRVIDGDGHVLPPREIGEIAIRAQANMREYWGRPEATAETIDAGGWLRTGDAGYTDEDGYFYLHDRVKDMIISGGENVYPAEVENAIYGHPAVADVAVVGVPDAKWGEAVKACVVLREGQSAHADEIITWARERIAGYKCPKSVDFIPALPRNPSGKILRRELRAPYWEGRERQIG; from the coding sequence GTGAAGGTCGCAGCATTTGAACGCGTCGCCGATGTCGCGCGGCGGAACGCGCACGAGCGCCCCGACAAGATCCTCTTTCATTTCGAGGGCCGGACGACGCGCAACGCCGACTTCGATGCGAACAGCAGCCGCGCCGCCAACGCACTGATCGCGATCGGGCTGGAACCCGACGACCGCGTCGCCTATCTCGGCAAGAACAGCGATCTCTATTTCGAGCTGATGGTGGCGGTCGCCAAGGCCGGCGGCGTCATGACGCCGGTCAACTGGCGGCTCGCGGTGCCCGAGATCGCGTGGATCATCGACAATTGCGGCGCGCGCATATTGTGCGTCGGGCCCGAGTTCACCGACCTGGTCGCGGCGAACCGCCATGCGTTTCCAGGCGTCGAGCATGTCATCGCGGTCGAGGGCGATTACCGGGCCTGGCGCGACGACTTTCCCGCCACCGATCCCGGCATCCCGCGCGGCGAGAGCGACGCGGTGATCCAGATGTACACCTCGGGCACCACCGGCAAGCCCAAGGGCGCGGTGCTCACCAACGGATCGGTGCTGCGCTCGAAGCTCGACCGCGACCCGGCGCTGCAGGCCGACTGGGAACGCTGGGACGAGGATGACGTCGGCCTCGTCGCCATGCCCTGCTTCCATATCGGCGGCACCGGATACGGCATCACCGTCATGACCAACGGCGCGACCGGCGTCATCACGCGCGAGTTCGATCCCGGCGGGGTGCTCGACCTGATCGAGGCCTATGGCATCTCGAAAATCTTCATGGTGCCCGCGGCGATGCAGATCATCGTCAATCAGCCGCGGGCGCGCGAGGTCGATTTCTCGCGGCTCCGTCACATCGCCTATGGCGCCTCGCCGATCCCGCTCGACCTGCTGCGCCAGTGCATCGACATCTTCCAGTGCGGCTTCGTCCAGATGTACGGCATGACCGAGACCTCGGGCACGATCGCCGCGCTGCCGCCCGAGGATCATGACCCCGCCGGCAACGAACGCATGCGTTCGGTCGGCAAGCCACTGCGCGGGGTCGAGATGCGGGTGATCGACGGCGACGGCCATGTCCTGCCGCCGCGCGAAATCGGCGAGATCGCGATCCGCGCGCAGGCGAATATGCGCGAATATTGGGGACGACCCGAAGCGACCGCAGAGACGATCGACGCGGGCGGCTGGCTGCGCACCGGCGACGCCGGCTACACCGACGAGGACGGCTATTTCTACCTCCACGACCGGGTGAAGGACATGATCATCTCGGGCGGCGAGAATGTCTATCCGGCCGAGGTCGAGAATGCGATCTATGGCCACCCCGCCGTCGCCGATGTCGCGGTGGTCGGCGTCCCCGACGCGAAATGGGGCGAGGCGGTGAAGGCCTGCGTCGTGCTGCGCGAGGGCCAGAGCGCCCACGCAGACGAGATCATCACCTGGGCCCGCGAGCGGATCGCTGGGTATAAATGCCCGAAGTCGGTCGACTTCATCCCCGCGCTGCCCCGCAACCCTTCGGGCAAGATCCTTCGCCGCGAACTGCGCGCGCCCTATTGGGAAGGCCGCGAGCGGCAGATCGGCTGA